The Cherax quadricarinatus isolate ZL_2023a chromosome 43, ASM3850222v1, whole genome shotgun sequence genome has a segment encoding these proteins:
- the RpS20 gene encoding small ribosomal subunit protein uS10 codes for MSGMYDKGDMKGGMMDDGAPIHRIRITLTSSNVKSLEKVCSELVMRAKEKQLKVKGPVRMPTKTLRITTRKTPCGEGSKTWDRFQMRIHKRVIDLHSPSEVVKQITSISIEPDVDVEVTIAE; via the exons atgtCTGGCATGTACGACAAGGGCGACATGAAGGGCGGCATGATGGATGACGGTGCACCCATCCACCGCATCCGCATCACACTTACCTCCAGTAATGTCAAGTCACTAGAGAAAG TGTGTTCAGAGCTGGTGATGCGCGCCAAGGAGAAACAGTTGAAGGTGAAGGGTCCTGTGCGCATGCCCACGAAGACCCTGCGCATCACCACCCGCAAGACCCCGTGTGGTGAGGGATCCAAGACCTGGGACCGCTTCCAGATGAGGATCCACAAGAGGGTCATCGACCTGCACTCACCCTCAGAGGTGGTCAAACAGATCACCAGCATCAGTATTGAGCCTGATGTTGATGTCGAGGTCACCATCGCTGAGTAG